The Chitinophagales bacterium genome has a window encoding:
- a CDS encoding DUF420 domain-containing protein encodes MLTPVLKKNDKQARLLIYTVSFVVFAAVAILSKVKLEVDLGFDVHVFAMINAIINSAVSVLLVWALIAVKNKNYQQHKSIMLTAITLSVVFLVSYIAHHLLAGDTVYGGEGNIRYFYYFILITHIFLATIILPFILFTAYRSLTGEYASHKKLARYTWPLWLYVSVTGVIVYLMISPYYSA; translated from the coding sequence ATGTTGACGCCTGTACTTAAAAAGAATGATAAACAAGCACGCCTGCTGATATATACAGTGTCGTTTGTTGTTTTTGCGGCTGTGGCTATATTATCTAAGGTAAAGCTTGAGGTAGACCTGGGCTTTGATGTGCACGTATTTGCTATGATCAATGCCATTATCAATTCGGCTGTATCTGTCTTGCTGGTATGGGCGCTGATTGCTGTGAAGAACAAAAACTATCAACAGCATAAAAGCATTATGCTTACAGCCATCACATTGTCTGTTGTTTTCCTTGTATCGTATATAGCACACCACCTTTTGGCCGGTGATACTGTTTATGGCGGTGAAGGTAATATCCGCTATTTCTACTACTTCATCCTTATTACGCACATATTCCTGGCAACTATCATTCTGCCTTTCATCCTGTTCACGGCTTACCGTTCGCTCACGGGCGAATATGCCAGCCATAAGAAACTGGCCCGGTACACCTGGCCGCTATGGCTCTATGTCAGTGTTACAGGGGTTATAGTTTACCTGATGATATCGCCTTATTATTCAGCATAA
- a CDS encoding cytochrome C oxidase subunit IV family protein, whose product MSEHTYSEGEKLHYYEGDQSKLYSGIMSHHTDINSPESKKQIKRITNVLILLSIVTIVEVSLGLLFAYSWPRPILNTIFLALTLVKAGFIVAIFMHLGDEVKNFMMLVLVPLVLFIWFIIAFLADGDFWLFMNETYR is encoded by the coding sequence ATGTCAGAACATACTTATAGCGAAGGCGAAAAATTACATTATTACGAAGGCGACCAGTCTAAGCTTTATTCAGGTATAATGTCACACCACACAGACATTAATTCTCCTGAAAGTAAAAAGCAGATAAAAAGGATCACCAATGTGTTGATACTCCTTTCTATTGTTACTATTGTTGAGGTATCATTGGGTCTGTTATTTGCATACTCATGGCCTCGTCCTATATTGAACACAATATTTTTGGCACTTACATTGGTAAAAGCCGGTTTTATCGTTGCCATATTTATGCACCTGGGCGATGAGGTGAAGAATTTCATGATGCTGGTACTGGTTCCGCTGGTGCTCTTCATCTGGTTCATTATCGCATTCCTTGCAGATGGCGATTTCTGGTTGTTCATGAACGAAACATACAGGTAA
- a CDS encoding cytochrome c oxidase subunit 3, whose amino-acid sequence MANASATTVETKAWGGGRSPFNVSYGKMMMWFFLLSDAFTFGAFLISYGTKRFFSAVWPDPNHVFHAFPFMGHANLPLVFVSLMTFILIASSVTMVLAVHAGHYGDKQGVIKWMLWTIVGGIAFLSCQAWEWTHLGHLTGGLWGTFTDPDTPRSMYEGFFNTNAAEYAAATPEQLTEATHSFFNFFFTITGFHGFHVASGVAFLTVILINTVNGTYHNRGHYEMIEKVGLYWHFVDLVWVFVFTCFYLL is encoded by the coding sequence ATGGCAAACGCTTCAGCAACGACTGTCGAAACAAAAGCATGGGGTGGCGGACGCTCCCCGTTTAACGTTAGTTATGGTAAAATGATGATGTGGTTCTTCCTATTGTCAGATGCCTTTACTTTCGGTGCATTTCTTATTTCATACGGTACCAAACGTTTCTTCAGTGCGGTATGGCCCGATCCGAACCACGTATTCCACGCGTTTCCGTTCATGGGACACGCAAACCTTCCGTTGGTATTCGTGAGTTTGATGACGTTTATATTGATCGCAAGCTCCGTAACCATGGTGTTGGCAGTACACGCCGGTCACTATGGCGATAAGCAAGGCGTTATAAAATGGATGCTTTGGACGATTGTCGGTGGTATAGCATTCTTAAGCTGTCAGGCTTGGGAGTGGACACACCTTGGACATCTTACAGGTGGTCTATGGGGAACATTTACAGATCCTGATACACCAAGAAGCATGTACGAAGGTTTCTTTAACACCAATGCAGCTGAATATGCCGCAGCTACTCCTGAGCAACTGACGGAGGCTACACACAGCTTCTTCAACTTCTTCTTTACCATTACCGGTTTTCACGGTTTCCACGTTGCGAGTGGGGTTGCCTTCCTGACAGTAATCCTTATCAATACCGTTAATGGTACTTACCATAACAGAGGCCACTACGAAATGATCGAGAAAGTGGGGCTGTACTGGCACTTTGTAGACCTGGTTTGGGTATTCGTATTCACTTGCTTCTACTTATTATAA
- a CDS encoding cytochrome c oxidase subunit 3, which produces MEKIMNQQGERKKMHPHKFALYMAMGSIVMMFAGLTSAYIVRHAQGNWVYYQLPFTFWISTFVIVASSITIHLGLKAFKQRAIPRYKVLITTTLVLGLLFAVLQWVGFQQLYSNNIKVSGNPSESFLFVIAGLHLLHILGGIIALLIVFFRAFRTRVKVYNATGLEIVAIYWHFVDVLWIYLFVFFLANQ; this is translated from the coding sequence ATGGAAAAGATCATGAACCAGCAGGGGGAAAGAAAAAAAATGCACCCGCACAAGTTTGCCCTGTATATGGCAATGGGTAGCATCGTGATGATGTTTGCAGGTCTCACTAGTGCATATATCGTACGCCACGCACAGGGTAATTGGGTGTATTACCAGCTACCATTTACTTTCTGGATTTCAACATTTGTTATCGTTGCCAGCAGCATTACTATTCATTTGGGTTTGAAAGCCTTTAAGCAACGGGCAATACCACGTTATAAGGTACTTATCACAACAACACTTGTTTTGGGCTTGTTATTTGCCGTATTGCAATGGGTTGGTTTTCAGCAGTTATATAGCAATAACATCAAAGTGAGTGGTAACCCCAGCGAGAGTTTTCTGTTTGTTATTGCAGGTCTGCATTTATTGCACATTTTAGGTGGAATAATTGCTTTATTAATTGTATTTTTCCGTGCCTTTAGAACAAGGGTAAAGGTCTACAACGCTACCGGACTGGAGATAGTAGCCATATACTGGCATTTTGTTGATGTATTGTGGATTTATTTATTTGTGTTCTTTCTGGCAAATCAATAA
- the cyoE gene encoding protoheme IX farnesyltransferase — protein MLKEQSIKAKWQLFLLGRTKDYSLLLKPNLSFMVVFSSVIGYLLAPGIAFDLTNVAMLFIGGILVTGGANTINQVLEREGDKMMTRTQNRPIPQGRISVTEGWIIAVIAGVSGALLLAYHFNPLTGLLSFISLLLYGFAYTPMKRIHPVAVFIGAIPGALPPLLGWVAATGSLGLGGWVLFMIQFFWQFPHYWAIGWVGYDEYLKAGISMLPSQERTSKFTALQSMFYSIVLIPISFVPSMIGISGKIGMLLMLICGFMYFAATVLFFVHNDYKSAKRVMFASFIYLPVTLLALYFDKI, from the coding sequence ATGTTAAAAGAACAGTCGATCAAAGCCAAATGGCAACTTTTCTTACTGGGCCGTACTAAAGATTACAGCCTGCTGTTGAAACCCAACCTGAGTTTTATGGTGGTTTTTTCCAGCGTGATTGGCTACCTGCTGGCCCCGGGTATCGCTTTCGACCTTACGAACGTAGCTATGTTGTTTATTGGCGGTATCCTGGTTACAGGTGGCGCTAACACGATCAACCAGGTATTGGAGCGCGAAGGCGATAAAATGATGACCCGTACACAGAATCGTCCTATCCCACAAGGCCGCATCAGTGTTACCGAAGGGTGGATCATTGCCGTTATAGCCGGTGTAAGTGGTGCGTTGTTACTTGCCTACCATTTTAACCCGCTAACAGGCTTACTTAGTTTTATATCTTTACTATTATACGGTTTTGCCTATACGCCTATGAAAAGGATACATCCTGTAGCCGTCTTCATAGGTGCTATACCGGGTGCTTTACCACCATTGTTGGGGTGGGTAGCGGCTACCGGCAGCCTGGGACTGGGTGGCTGGGTATTGTTCATGATACAGTTCTTCTGGCAATTTCCACACTATTGGGCCATAGGCTGGGTGGGGTACGATGAATACCTGAAGGCAGGTATCAGTATGTTGCCATCACAGGAGCGTACTTCTAAATTTACCGCACTGCAGTCAATGTTCTACAGCATCGTGTTGATCCCTATTTCATTTGTACCGTCTATGATCGGTATCAGCGGTAAGATCGGCATGTTACTGATGCTTATTTGTGGCTTCATGTACTTTGCTGCCACGGTGCTGTTTTTTGTACATAATGATTATAAATCGGCCAAACGTGTCATGTTTGCCTCGTTTATTTACCTACCTGTAACCTTGTTGGCATTATATTTTGACAAAATATAA
- a CDS encoding GNAT family N-acetyltransferase, translated as MSGHFTVPTKTYFVAEEDGEVIGGSGIGPLDDTSTEVCELQRMFLTKTARGKGIGKQLMAVCLAKAKEMGFKQCYLETFEEMTDAIGLYERSGFRYLDAPMGNTGHFACKTWMLIDL; from the coding sequence ATGAGCGGGCACTTTACAGTACCCACCAAAACCTACTTCGTTGCCGAAGAGGACGGAGAAGTGATAGGAGGTTCCGGTATAGGGCCACTGGATGACACCAGTACTGAAGTTTGTGAACTGCAAAGAATGTTCCTTACCAAAACGGCGAGAGGTAAAGGCATAGGCAAACAACTGATGGCGGTGTGCCTGGCTAAAGCAAAGGAGATGGGTTTTAAACAATGCTACCTTGAGACATTTGAAGAAATGACCGATGCCATAGGCCTGTATGAACGCAGCGGGTTCAGGTATTTGGACGCTCCGATGGGCAACACAGGGCATTTTGCCTGTAAGACATGGATGCTTATAGACCTGTAA
- a CDS encoding DUF2254 domain-containing protein, whose product MVGKFLKWIRQHYLAIINSIAFYPAIIAFCFLLGAIGLFFFDHSDIGHSIKDLTPWLTLKDPGTARTILATIAAGILSLSVFSFSMVMILLNQAAVNMSNRILDMMIGNRFHQVILGFYIGTIVFAFFLLSTIRDAITEVPIPSLSIYSLIILTITDIFLFIYFLHYITQSVKYETIIARITDNTRKAFAEYYVNEREPTHDDTLFTGQTLYARKSGYYQGFAEKRLLDYATEHNCRISIMHPSGTYLVAGTAVAAIEATGELDATHLQPIADAIDIFAQKNNMPLHPYLGCTQLSEIAVKALSPGINDPGTAILSLNALAELLSFCLHKEPVMHYKDSDETVRITTREYEFKDYINGCIMPIWDYGKDDRMIQQAFKNVLIQLQNISRHEADVKMIQKLLNIVNSAIEEQKQ is encoded by the coding sequence ATGGTAGGGAAATTTCTGAAATGGATCAGGCAGCATTACCTGGCCATCATTAACAGTATAGCATTCTATCCGGCTATTATCGCCTTCTGTTTTCTTTTAGGAGCAATAGGTTTGTTTTTTTTCGACCATTCTGATATAGGGCATAGTATAAAAGACCTGACACCATGGCTAACGCTGAAAGACCCTGGTACGGCCAGAACTATCCTGGCTACTATTGCAGCCGGTATCCTGTCACTTTCAGTTTTTAGTTTTTCTATGGTGATGATACTGCTCAACCAGGCGGCAGTCAACATGTCTAACCGGATACTGGACATGATGATCGGCAACCGGTTTCACCAGGTGATCCTTGGTTTTTACATCGGTACTATCGTTTTTGCATTTTTCCTACTCAGCACCATAAGAGATGCTATTACCGAAGTGCCTATACCCTCTTTGAGCATCTACTCGCTTATTATACTCACAATTACAGATATATTCCTGTTTATCTACTTCCTGCACTACATTACACAATCAGTAAAGTACGAAACCATTATAGCACGTATTACCGACAATACCCGAAAGGCTTTTGCAGAATATTACGTGAATGAAAGGGAACCGACACATGATGATACTCTTTTCACAGGGCAAACGTTATATGCGCGTAAGTCAGGTTATTACCAGGGTTTTGCAGAAAAGAGGTTGCTCGATTATGCAACAGAACATAATTGCAGGATATCTATCATGCACCCTTCCGGCACTTATCTTGTAGCAGGTACCGCAGTTGCAGCAATAGAAGCCACCGGGGAACTTGATGCAACACACCTGCAACCCATAGCTGATGCGATAGATATTTTCGCTCAAAAGAACAATATGCCACTGCACCCCTACCTTGGCTGTACACAATTGTCAGAAATAGCAGTTAAAGCACTGAGTCCCGGCATAAACGACCCCGGCACTGCCATACTCAGCCTGAACGCTTTAGCCGAATTACTCTCATTTTGCCTGCACAAAGAACCGGTAATGCACTATAAAGACAGCGATGAAACCGTGCGCATTACCACAAGGGAGTATGAATTCAAAGACTATATCAATGGTTGTATCATGCCCATATGGGACTATGGCAAAGACGACAGGATGATACAGCAGGCATTCAAAAACGTATTAATACAATTACAAAACATTTCACGCCACGAAGCCGATGTTAAAATGATACAAAAGTTATTGAATATCGTAAATTCGGCCATCGAAGAACAGAAACAATAA
- a CDS encoding DUF2807 domain-containing protein yields MKKYFHSVAVMATASLLLLAASCKEETVHGEGAITTEQKSVSDFDKIIIDLPGNANIYVGETAEVDVKTHHNLHEYIKTEVTAGTLRVYRKSGILNFDFSNIDINIHLPRLAKLQINGAADAKIHGDLNGDDFELHVRGASDVEIEKMHIDKLDVVLSGASELDINSGTVNSANYKVTGAGEVNAEKLVTAEAKARVSGAGDMRLHVTNKLDARISGAGEIGYTGHPELTSKVTGIGSITDRN; encoded by the coding sequence ATGAAAAAATATTTCCACTCTGTTGCTGTTATGGCAACAGCATCATTGTTATTGTTAGCCGCATCTTGTAAAGAAGAAACCGTACATGGTGAGGGGGCTATAACTACTGAACAGAAATCTGTAAGTGATTTCGATAAAATAATTATCGATCTGCCCGGTAATGCTAATATATATGTAGGCGAAACTGCAGAGGTAGATGTGAAAACACACCACAACCTGCACGAGTATATTAAAACTGAGGTAACAGCAGGTACGCTGCGCGTATACAGGAAGAGCGGTATTTTGAATTTTGATTTCAGTAACATAGATATAAACATCCACCTGCCCAGGTTGGCTAAGCTGCAAATAAATGGCGCGGCTGACGCTAAAATACACGGAGATTTAAACGGAGATGATTTTGAACTCCATGTTCGTGGTGCGTCTGATGTTGAAATAGAAAAAATGCACATTGATAAACTTGATGTGGTATTATCCGGTGCTTCAGAACTGGATATTAATTCCGGAACAGTAAATAGTGCAAACTACAAAGTTACAGGTGCAGGAGAAGTAAACGCTGAAAAGCTGGTCACTGCAGAGGCAAAAGCCAGGGTTTCCGGTGCCGGCGATATGCGTTTGCATGTAACCAACAAGCTGGACGCGCGTATAAGCGGTGCAGGTGAGATAGGCTATACCGGTCATCCTGAACTTACTTCAAAAGTTACCGGTATTGGTTCTATTACTGACCGTAACTGA
- a CDS encoding SCO family protein yields MKWNKGFIGGLAVAFLLPLSFYIIAKVMSKDKIFLPDYYIVDSIDTVQEDGATYVDTNFHKVADITLINQFGKPVSVNKDLSDKIVVVNFFFTTCPTVCPQLTQHIKMLQKAFKKNDTTVQLVSITVDPERDSFPAMRQYADRNGVDHDHWYFLTGSRDTIYNYAYNELHVVMGEGHQGADDFIHSQKLILLDKDRHIRGYYDGLDTAELRRCADDIILLTLEKKHKRRHKI; encoded by the coding sequence ATGAAATGGAATAAAGGATTTATAGGTGGACTGGCGGTAGCATTTTTGCTACCGCTGTCTTTTTATATAATAGCCAAGGTAATGTCAAAAGACAAAATATTTCTGCCTGACTATTATATTGTAGATAGTATTGATACCGTACAGGAGGACGGAGCAACATATGTTGACACCAATTTTCATAAGGTGGCCGATATTACGCTTATCAACCAGTTTGGCAAACCGGTGTCTGTCAACAAAGACCTGTCTGATAAGATCGTAGTGGTCAATTTTTTCTTTACAACTTGTCCTACTGTTTGCCCGCAACTCACACAGCATATCAAAATGTTGCAAAAGGCATTTAAGAAAAATGATACTACTGTACAACTGGTGTCGATAACGGTGGATCCTGAAAGAGATAGTTTCCCGGCTATGCGTCAATACGCTGACAGGAACGGAGTAGATCATGACCATTGGTATTTCCTGACAGGTAGCAGGGATACGATCTATAACTACGCCTACAATGAACTGCATGTGGTAATGGGGGAGGGGCACCAGGGGGCAGACGATTTTATCCATTCTCAGAAGCTGATATTACTGGACAAAGACCGACATATCCGTGGGTATTATGACGGGTTGGATACGGCAGAATTAAGACGTTGCGCTGATGATATCATACTGCTCACGCTGGAAAAGAAACATAAAAGAAGGCATAAAATATAA
- a CDS encoding T9SS type A sorting domain-containing protein, with protein MLKAFLILLILPITCWINKSSAATYTAIQSGLFSASSSWDNGVPPLVLSSTDTITIPAGITIKIDNNITVNTVGSSIVIDGILIDSVTYNFPSIYSDTLYIGQGHIGGSGLIAIRNFVALQNLSLDFAGQMNIAFFYCHGIKQNLATTKVTIKSNLYLLENDYLISNGVLALDSFATVNIYDGNLKPSGNQYTIDFNNTHTISYNNIQARLTGEELNFGTAAADIYISTATEVRLSKDLHIYRTLTFREGSLTLAGHDLVFENTADFYDLSGFSNHGRIYADTNSNVRVYCDHNLSDALNINGVLNDFELNMGAPKSVVKIDADLSVSGVLYLKQGLLDVGFSRIYATTLGSGTYGGSEHSYLIMEDTLTVTDYLLIGQLWRWIPSGATLHFPVGTKDHYTPVNVTNHSSTADHAKVSAIDGVRYNGVYGYFLSGNQPTTSVSWAVQTDINPDDAEVELTWPGTCEVNGLNRNNAYISFYKEYPTPWDSITPGPAYSLPGGYYGLKRTFKYVTVFGNRNRHVYMAIFDDKTSLFSEDIFASKAMSIYPNPVMDQMTITGIDTKMPVIVTNISGQYFPLPVTLKGNDILMNTTNLPYGVYFVRIGGKTAKFVKQY; from the coding sequence ATGTTAAAAGCTTTTCTTATTCTTTTGATATTACCGATAACTTGCTGGATTAACAAATCATCTGCAGCTACCTATACCGCCATACAATCAGGGTTGTTTTCAGCATCATCTTCCTGGGATAATGGAGTCCCCCCGCTTGTATTATCTTCAACCGACACGATTACTATACCTGCCGGAATTACCATAAAAATTGATAACAACATCACTGTTAACACTGTTGGTTCATCCATCGTAATAGACGGTATATTGATTGATTCTGTAACCTATAATTTTCCTTCAATATATTCTGACACACTGTATATAGGACAAGGGCACATAGGAGGTTCCGGGCTGATCGCGATCAGGAATTTTGTAGCGCTACAAAACCTTTCGTTAGACTTCGCGGGGCAAATGAACATTGCTTTTTTTTACTGCCATGGTATAAAACAAAACCTTGCTACTACCAAAGTAACCATTAAGAGCAACCTGTATCTGCTGGAAAATGACTATTTAATATCTAACGGAGTATTAGCACTCGATTCTTTTGCAACTGTCAACATCTATGACGGCAATCTTAAACCTTCGGGCAATCAATATACAATTGACTTTAACAATACCCATACCATATCATACAACAACATACAAGCGAGACTAACCGGTGAAGAGCTGAATTTTGGCACAGCAGCCGCCGACATATACATAAGTACAGCCACTGAAGTCCGACTTTCGAAAGACCTGCACATATACAGAACTCTGACCTTCAGGGAAGGATCTCTGACACTGGCAGGACATGACCTTGTTTTTGAGAACACAGCGGACTTCTATGACCTTTCCGGTTTTTCGAACCATGGCAGGATATATGCAGATACTAACTCAAACGTAAGAGTGTATTGTGACCATAACCTTTCGGATGCTTTGAACATAAATGGAGTGTTGAACGACTTTGAGCTCAATATGGGTGCTCCGAAATCAGTGGTCAAAATAGATGCAGACCTGAGTGTAAGCGGTGTACTTTACCTGAAGCAAGGATTATTAGACGTTGGCTTCAGCAGGATATACGCAACAACATTAGGCAGCGGAACTTACGGTGGCTCGGAGCATAGCTACCTTATAATGGAAGATACTCTTACAGTTACTGACTACCTGCTCATTGGCCAGCTGTGGAGATGGATACCCTCCGGCGCTACGCTTCATTTTCCAGTAGGTACCAAAGACCATTATACACCTGTAAATGTAACTAATCACTCATCTACCGCCGACCATGCGAAAGTCAGTGCAATAGATGGTGTCCGCTATAATGGTGTGTATGGTTATTTCCTTTCCGGCAACCAACCTACGACTTCAGTTTCATGGGCCGTTCAAACAGACATCAACCCTGACGATGCGGAGGTGGAATTAACATGGCCCGGAACATGCGAAGTGAATGGCCTGAACAGGAACAATGCTTACATCTCATTCTACAAAGAATATCCAACACCTTGGGATTCAATAACGCCGGGCCCTGCCTACTCTTTGCCGGGAGGCTACTATGGCCTAAAAAGAACCTTCAAATATGTAACAGTTTTTGGCAACAGGAACAGACATGTATACATGGCAATATTTGACGATAAGACATCATTGTTTTCAGAAGATATCTTTGCTTCAAAGGCCATGAGTATCTACCCGAACCCCGTTATGGACCAAATGACAATTACCGGAATTGACACAAAAATGCCTGTCATTGTAACCAATATATCCGGCCAATATTTCCCGTTGCCGGTTACCTTAAAAGGTAATGATATTCTCATGAATACCACTAATTTGCCCTATGGTGTGTATTTTGTCAGGATAGGCGGCAAAACTGCAAAGTTTGTAAAACAATACTGA
- a CDS encoding T9SS type A sorting domain-containing protein: MRYTIAALLIAIIMLQGVHSSAQCTISVSIVQFPDTICEGASFTLSANTGTAGVNFQWSGPGNYSNTGQNITIPISTKSHAGTYKVVATKTGCTSDSDTVAITVHYKPDIPGIQTNGIICIGDTMKLTLKPYPSRVGQTFMWWGPAGFSETDTFAFIPNASKANAGNYFSLATDTFGCVSDTGKYVRAPETINTRPATPVASGINQICKGDTLKITGPAILTGQKYHWNGPASLTFSTKDISLANYTLTGINSFILTVDSMGCYSEPDTVDINVLPTSAPKVTISANPGFIVGPNADVTLTANPVDTGLNIQYQWKINSNDVNGATNKTFKVTTLVDVTHGDAISVGITTGPTCNSTKTVVSAPVVINIDLGVDDVNTDDEVAIYPNPAGNVIHIDLKTEELINAIICNTTGQVMVNTNLSEKETVNISKLTPGAYYIRLIGSSLNKTYQFIKR; the protein is encoded by the coding sequence ATGAGATACACCATTGCTGCCTTACTGATAGCTATAATCATGTTGCAAGGTGTGCACAGTTCCGCCCAGTGCACTATCAGCGTTTCCATTGTCCAATTTCCGGATACGATATGCGAAGGCGCTTCATTTACACTAAGTGCCAATACAGGTACGGCAGGTGTGAATTTTCAATGGAGCGGTCCCGGCAACTACAGCAACACGGGACAGAATATCACGATACCTATAAGTACTAAATCTCATGCAGGAACCTATAAAGTAGTGGCTACTAAAACAGGCTGTACATCTGACAGCGATACCGTTGCTATTACTGTTCATTACAAACCTGACATCCCGGGCATTCAGACCAATGGTATAATATGCATCGGCGACACGATGAAGCTCACTTTAAAGCCCTACCCATCAAGGGTAGGACAAACTTTTATGTGGTGGGGACCGGCAGGTTTCAGTGAAACAGACACCTTTGCCTTTATCCCTAATGCATCTAAAGCCAACGCAGGAAATTACTTTTCGCTGGCGACAGACACTTTTGGTTGTGTATCGGACACCGGCAAATATGTTAGAGCACCGGAAACCATTAATACAAGGCCTGCTACCCCGGTAGCTTCAGGCATCAACCAGATATGCAAGGGAGACACATTGAAGATAACCGGCCCTGCAATACTAACAGGGCAAAAATACCATTGGAATGGTCCTGCATCATTGACTTTCAGTACAAAAGACATCTCATTAGCCAACTACACGCTTACAGGTATCAATAGTTTCATACTGACTGTAGATAGTATGGGCTGTTACTCCGAGCCCGATACAGTAGACATAAATGTACTGCCAACATCTGCGCCTAAAGTAACCATAAGTGCAAACCCGGGATTTATTGTAGGGCCAAATGCAGACGTAACCCTGACAGCTAACCCCGTAGATACCGGACTGAACATACAATACCAATGGAAAATAAATAGTAATGATGTAAACGGTGCCACCAATAAGACCTTTAAAGTGACAACACTGGTTGATGTTACGCATGGCGATGCCATTTCGGTGGGTATAACAACCGGACCTACATGCAACAGTACCAAGACGGTTGTAAGTGCACCAGTGGTTATAAATATCGACCTTGGCGTAGATGATGTTAATACGGACGACGAAGTCGCGATATATCCGAACCCGGCCGGCAACGTGATACATATCGATCTAAAGACAGAAGAATTGATAAACGCAATCATCTGTAATACTACCGGGCAGGTAATGGTCAATACCAACCTTAGCGAGAAAGAAACTGTCAATATTAGTAAACTAACACCGGGAGCCTATTATATAAGGTTGATTGGAAGTAGTTTGAACAAGACATATCAATTCATTAAGCGATAA
- a CDS encoding mechanosensitive ion channel, whose product MDYLEEIKLMVVKYAPSLLGAVVTLIVGFWLAGFLAAKVRKILLKREVDESLAPFITSLISIAIKVLVLLSAASMFGIEVTSFVAILSALAFAVGLALQGNLSHMAAGIVILLFRYYKVGDFIITQGYSGTVKEIQIFNTILTTLDNRVVIVPNGGILSGPIENLSTNTERKVPMTFGIGYSDDIDKAKEVIQQVVDSCSEIDKTKPVDIFVSELADSSVNFAVRPWCKTEDYWTVHRYLTEHMKKAFDKAGIGIPFPQMDVHLHKADV is encoded by the coding sequence ATGGATTATTTAGAAGAGATCAAATTAATGGTGGTAAAGTATGCCCCAAGTCTTTTAGGCGCTGTTGTAACCCTCATCGTCGGTTTCTGGCTGGCTGGTTTTTTGGCAGCAAAAGTGCGAAAGATACTGCTGAAACGGGAAGTTGACGAGTCACTGGCGCCATTCATAACATCATTGATAAGTATTGCCATCAAGGTGTTGGTATTACTGAGTGCCGCTTCTATGTTCGGTATAGAAGTTACGTCATTTGTTGCTATACTAAGTGCCCTGGCTTTTGCTGTAGGTCTGGCCCTGCAAGGCAACCTGAGCCATATGGCAGCTGGTATTGTTATCCTACTGTTCAGGTATTATAAGGTAGGCGACTTCATCATTACCCAGGGATATTCCGGCACTGTTAAAGAGATACAGATATTCAATACCATATTGACCACATTGGACAACAGGGTAGTGATCGTTCCAAACGGCGGTATACTGTCCGGACCGATCGAGAACCTGTCAACCAATACTGAGCGAAAAGTACCTATGACGTTCGGCATTGGTTATTCTGACGATATCGACAAGGCGAAAGAGGTCATTCAGCAGGTGGTAGATAGTTGCTCAGAAATAGATAAAACAAAACCTGTTGACATTTTTGTCAGCGAGCTGGCCGACAGTTCTGTGAATTTTGCCGTACGTCCCTGGTGCAAAACTGAGGATTACTGGACGGTTCACCGCTACCTCACAGAGCATATGAAAAAAGCATTTGATAAGGCCGGTATAGGCATACCTTTCCCGCAAATGGATGTCCACCTGCACAAAGCAGACGTATAA